From the genome of Lotus japonicus ecotype B-129 chromosome 6, LjGifu_v1.2, one region includes:
- the LOC130724188 gene encoding protein JAZ13: MHQTNLVSSISLCSPTCTCHFHISHPIRIFFSWLSLLHSEFRIDIIMKRNCYLNLRSNPSSRESMNEALNVNQQMVAIPHSRRHMLDVTELQARVIIWLGSQEMEARKGNKGPASIPLFPLQPQALLMQGFCIKRSLHNFLQKRKKRSKSHV; the protein is encoded by the exons ATGCATCAAACCAACCTCGTGTCTTCTATATCTTTGTGTTCTCCAACATGTACTTgccattttcatatttctcaccCGATTAGAATCTTTTTTTCTTGGCTCTCTCTTTTACACTCTGAATTCAGAATAGACATTATCATGAAGAGAAACTGCTATTTGAATCTTCGATCAAATCCTTCATCCCGTGAATCAAT GAATGAGGCGTTGAACGTAAACCAGCAAATGGTTGCCATTCCTCATAGTAGACGCCACATGTTGGATGTTACAGAACTTCAG GCTAGAGTGATAATATGGTTGGGAAGTCAAGAAATGGAAGCAAGGAAGGGTAACAAAGGACCAGCTTCAATACCATTGTTTCCATTGCAACCTCAAGCACTATTAATGCAAGGCTTTTGCATAAAGAGATCACTTCACAATTTCCTtcagaagagaaagaaaaggtcTAAAAGTCACGTCTAG